A window of Methylomonas sp. 11b genomic DNA:
ACAGCTGCTGCATGGCTTCCCAGGATTGTTTATCCGCGTCGGCATTGTAAGCAATAGGTAAATTGTTGGCTTTGCCCAACCTGTCGGCATCGGGATTGCTGAAACCGTGGCGTACGCCGGGATAGTTGACAAAACGATAATCCACACCAGCTTGGGTCATTTCTTTTTCAAAAGCCGTAATGCTATCGGCACTGACGAATTCGTCGGCCGCGCCGTTCAACACCAATACCCGCGCCTTCACCTGCCCGACCCGCGCCGGGGTTTGCGTTGCCAGATTGCCGTGAAAGCTCACCACCGCCGCCAGATCGGTACCCAGCCGCGCCATATTCAAGACTGTCGCGCCGCCGAAACAATAGCCTATAGCCGCAATCTTGCCCTTATTGACACTGGCTTGTTTTTGCAAAAAGGCTAAAGCCGCCGTAAAACGCAGTTGCGAAACACCGGCCCGCTCCACGACGCTGTTCATGAAGGTTGAAGCTTCGGCGGCATGCTCGCTGGATTTGCCGTCGCCGTACATATCGACAGCCAGCGCGGTATAGCCCAGCTCAGCCAACATCTTCGCACGCTGCCGGGCATAGTCGTTCAAGCCCCACCATTCGTGAACCACCAACACGCCGGGCTGTTTTTCGCCCTTTGCATCGTCCCATACCAGATAGCCCTTCAGCGTGGTATCGCCGGCGGTATAACTGACGGTTTGTTCCTGCAATGCCGCTTGCAAACCGGAACTGAACAATAAAGCCAAAAAGAATAAGCCGCGCATCATGAAAACCTCCCGTTCAAAAAATGGGCTTACGTTTACACCGCTAACGGGCATTGTCAATCTCTCGGGCCTTGCGACGATAAAATTCCACCTTTGCGGCGTGTTTTACAGCAAACTAGACGCACTGATTTCCTTTAAACGAACAGCAAATTAAATTCCATGACGCACTCCGGCGCAAAACCTATCTGGCGGCAAATCCCCAAAAGCGTTTGGGCATT
This region includes:
- a CDS encoding dienelactone hydrolase family protein, translated to MMRGLFFLALLFSSGLQAALQEQTVSYTAGDTTLKGYLVWDDAKGEKQPGVLVVHEWWGLNDYARQRAKMLAELGYTALAVDMYGDGKSSEHAAEASTFMNSVVERAGVSQLRFTAALAFLQKQASVNKGKIAAIGYCFGGATVLNMARLGTDLAAVVSFHGNLATQTPARVGQVKARVLVLNGAADEFVSADSITAFEKEMTQAGVDYRFVNYPGVRHGFSNPDADRLGKANNLPIAYNADADKQSWEAMQQLFREVFKQ